The DNA region GTAATGGAAATACAAAAAGTTATGTACACTACATATTTAGTGGTTCAAAAACATACTATGCACAAAAGGCTAAGAAGAATCTAAGTTGAAACTAGGCAACTCACTACCAAATTTAGCTTGTAAAAACCTATGAAGAGTTGCCAAGTGATTCTCATTTTGCGCAAGCCGTTCCTTGGTCTCCACAAGTTGTTCCTTGGTATCCTCAAGTTTTTCTTTGGTCTCTTCATATCCAATGAGCTTCTCTTTCAAGGTTCCTACATGCTTCTCTAGGTCTTCAACACGTAGATGAGACATATTACTAGAACCACCAAGATTCGCATGACTAATTGAATGTTTAGGCATTCCAAAAGCAGTCGAGGGGAAAATATTACCACCCAAACCACGCACACGACCAGAATGTTCAGCTCCATATACTTTTCCAATAGCATCATTAGGATGAGCCAATATCTTCAACGGAACACCTAAAGTGGCAGCATGTTCTTGATCTTGACATAGATGTTCTGATATTTTATCctacaagtaaaagaaaataaatgagaTATTTCATACCAATGCTGCTAACATCCCAGGGGAAAAGAAAGCATTATCACTAAACTAGAAGTCCAACTACAAACTAGGAGAAAGCAAAGCAATTAGAAGTGTGGGGTGTTCTGGACATTAGAGTTATTAGAACTGTACACTGAATGTTTTCTATATATATTGTAACTGTACACTGAATGTTTTCATAGAAATAGTAAGTATTAAGTTTGTATTGAATCCTATCAGATAGATGGCAAGAGTGTGGCTAAAACCCAAGGACAGACTGGTACTTAACATATTTTAACATTCTAGAGCCTAAAACACAGCTCATGCCTTaaggacaacaaaaaaaaaaaggacaaacaCACACTCCCTATACATTTAGCATGTCAAAATGCATAACTGGTGAGATAAAATAGTAGTTGCACCCAAAATCCTACTCCTATTTTTCAAGTTCAGCACTCCACACTCACTTACTTAGTCAGCTATTGAGTTCAGGAGGGAAACCAGAGTTGATGCATTTTTTACACCATTAAGGACTTATAGTTGAGCACTAGAAGGTTCACAAACTCATTGTTCTCATCAGATACACATAATAAAGGGAAACAAATAaagtccatttttgagaaaattatcaccagaaaacaacattataactGAAATTTGAAAATGGATAAG from Lycium barbarum isolate Lr01 chromosome 10, ASM1917538v2, whole genome shotgun sequence includes:
- the LOC132614501 gene encoding uncharacterized protein LOC132614501, yielding MKKQSEQNTRNRSKLKVPHAGGSKSNARRGRQMEKKHGRPVCRSEVILSTLLKKNGNYVNEEGKIIADKISEHLCQDQEHAATLGVPLKILAHPNDAIGKVYGAEHSGRVRGLGGNIFPSTAFGMPKHSISHANLGGSSNMSHLRVEDLEKHVGTLKEKLIGYEETKEKLEDTKEQLVETKERLAQNENHLATLHRFLQAKFGSELPSFNLDSS